In Archocentrus centrarchus isolate MPI-CPG fArcCen1 chromosome 22, fArcCen1, whole genome shotgun sequence, one DNA window encodes the following:
- the LOC115773047 gene encoding uncharacterized protein LOC115773047 isoform X1: MAHRRRRQRSFPDSTDRHTSNNMDQLTLNYMEMCNMESSTGSDSEISPRWSDTSTMGCVSSAPESGASWQALPLTHKPAGRRGCYSLCLDPYDGSSEDSDGSTINASVSSRQTKQQAKGGGKAGCRLLGQTRRFIFHHSASVALREGVQNEKRNCLREQQNLLDIQMKCGSDSDRCACELDTLPSHSDRDACKTLSEERGTDSMTHTQTMDMELQLDDSGLHITGSSTLHPPKPQTSVEGSSSQMLGCSSERSSCLCNFGSLHKRKLNLPGVEVVELGQRKKQCVSNMKEEGNKRFCI; the protein is encoded by the exons ATGGCACACAGGAGAAGACGACAACGTTCATTTCCAG ACAGCACTGATAGACATACATCCAACAATATGGACCAGCTTACTTTGAATTACATG GAAATGTGCAACATGGAATCCAGCACAGGCTCTGACTCCGAAATCAGTCCAAGATGGTCCGACACCAGTACTATG GGATGTGTGAGCAGTGCACCAGAGAGTGGGGCCTCATGGCAGGCATTGCCACTAACACACAAGCCTGCAGGAAGGCGTGGCTGTTATTCTTTG TGTTTGGACCCGTATGATGGGAGCTCAGAGGATTCTGACGGGTCCACTATCAATGCCAGTGTCTCCAGCAGGCAAACAAAGCAGCAGGCAAAAGGTGGTGGAAAAGCAGGATGTCGACTCTTGGGCCAAACCAGGCGATTTATCTTTCATCACTCTGCTTCTGTTGCCCTCAGAGAAGGGGTGCAGAATGAGAAGAGAAACTGTCTGAGAGAGCAGCAAAATCTTCTGGATATCCAGATGAAATGTGGAAGTGACTCCGACCGGTGCGCCTGTGAGCTCGACACTCTGCCCTCTCACAGTGACAGGGATGCTTGTAAAACTCTTTCAGAAGAGAGGGGAACCGACTCAATGACACACACCCAAACCATGGACATGGAATTGCAGCTCGATGATTCAGGCTTACACATCACAGGATCCTCCACACTTCACCCACCTAAACCTCAAACCTCAGTGGAAGGGAGTTCATCCCAGATGCTGGGTTGCTCTTCTGAGAGATCATCCTGCTTGTGTAACTTTGGATCTCTTCACAAGAGAAAGCTGAATCTCCCTGGAGTAGAAGTGGTGGAATTAGGACAAAGGAAGAAGCAGTGTGTCTCCAACATGAAGGAAGAAGGAAACAAACGATTCTGCATCTAA
- the LOC115773047 gene encoding uncharacterized protein LOC115773047 isoform X2 produces MDQLTLNYMEMCNMESSTGSDSEISPRWSDTSTMGCVSSAPESGASWQALPLTHKPAGRRGCYSLCLDPYDGSSEDSDGSTINASVSSRQTKQQAKGGGKAGCRLLGQTRRFIFHHSASVALREGVQNEKRNCLREQQNLLDIQMKCGSDSDRCACELDTLPSHSDRDACKTLSEERGTDSMTHTQTMDMELQLDDSGLHITGSSTLHPPKPQTSVEGSSSQMLGCSSERSSCLCNFGSLHKRKLNLPGVEVVELGQRKKQCVSNMKEEGNKRFCI; encoded by the exons ATGGACCAGCTTACTTTGAATTACATG GAAATGTGCAACATGGAATCCAGCACAGGCTCTGACTCCGAAATCAGTCCAAGATGGTCCGACACCAGTACTATG GGATGTGTGAGCAGTGCACCAGAGAGTGGGGCCTCATGGCAGGCATTGCCACTAACACACAAGCCTGCAGGAAGGCGTGGCTGTTATTCTTTG TGTTTGGACCCGTATGATGGGAGCTCAGAGGATTCTGACGGGTCCACTATCAATGCCAGTGTCTCCAGCAGGCAAACAAAGCAGCAGGCAAAAGGTGGTGGAAAAGCAGGATGTCGACTCTTGGGCCAAACCAGGCGATTTATCTTTCATCACTCTGCTTCTGTTGCCCTCAGAGAAGGGGTGCAGAATGAGAAGAGAAACTGTCTGAGAGAGCAGCAAAATCTTCTGGATATCCAGATGAAATGTGGAAGTGACTCCGACCGGTGCGCCTGTGAGCTCGACACTCTGCCCTCTCACAGTGACAGGGATGCTTGTAAAACTCTTTCAGAAGAGAGGGGAACCGACTCAATGACACACACCCAAACCATGGACATGGAATTGCAGCTCGATGATTCAGGCTTACACATCACAGGATCCTCCACACTTCACCCACCTAAACCTCAAACCTCAGTGGAAGGGAGTTCATCCCAGATGCTGGGTTGCTCTTCTGAGAGATCATCCTGCTTGTGTAACTTTGGATCTCTTCACAAGAGAAAGCTGAATCTCCCTGGAGTAGAAGTGGTGGAATTAGGACAAAGGAAGAAGCAGTGTGTCTCCAACATGAAGGAAGAAGGAAACAAACGATTCTGCATCTAA
- the LOC115773047 gene encoding uncharacterized protein LOC115773047 isoform X3, producing the protein MCNMESSTGSDSEISPRWSDTSTMGCVSSAPESGASWQALPLTHKPAGRRGCYSLCLDPYDGSSEDSDGSTINASVSSRQTKQQAKGGGKAGCRLLGQTRRFIFHHSASVALREGVQNEKRNCLREQQNLLDIQMKCGSDSDRCACELDTLPSHSDRDACKTLSEERGTDSMTHTQTMDMELQLDDSGLHITGSSTLHPPKPQTSVEGSSSQMLGCSSERSSCLCNFGSLHKRKLNLPGVEVVELGQRKKQCVSNMKEEGNKRFCI; encoded by the exons ATGTGCAACATGGAATCCAGCACAGGCTCTGACTCCGAAATCAGTCCAAGATGGTCCGACACCAGTACTATG GGATGTGTGAGCAGTGCACCAGAGAGTGGGGCCTCATGGCAGGCATTGCCACTAACACACAAGCCTGCAGGAAGGCGTGGCTGTTATTCTTTG TGTTTGGACCCGTATGATGGGAGCTCAGAGGATTCTGACGGGTCCACTATCAATGCCAGTGTCTCCAGCAGGCAAACAAAGCAGCAGGCAAAAGGTGGTGGAAAAGCAGGATGTCGACTCTTGGGCCAAACCAGGCGATTTATCTTTCATCACTCTGCTTCTGTTGCCCTCAGAGAAGGGGTGCAGAATGAGAAGAGAAACTGTCTGAGAGAGCAGCAAAATCTTCTGGATATCCAGATGAAATGTGGAAGTGACTCCGACCGGTGCGCCTGTGAGCTCGACACTCTGCCCTCTCACAGTGACAGGGATGCTTGTAAAACTCTTTCAGAAGAGAGGGGAACCGACTCAATGACACACACCCAAACCATGGACATGGAATTGCAGCTCGATGATTCAGGCTTACACATCACAGGATCCTCCACACTTCACCCACCTAAACCTCAAACCTCAGTGGAAGGGAGTTCATCCCAGATGCTGGGTTGCTCTTCTGAGAGATCATCCTGCTTGTGTAACTTTGGATCTCTTCACAAGAGAAAGCTGAATCTCCCTGGAGTAGAAGTGGTGGAATTAGGACAAAGGAAGAAGCAGTGTGTCTCCAACATGAAGGAAGAAGGAAACAAACGATTCTGCATCTAA
- the wdr20a gene encoding WD repeat-containing protein 20 isoform X1 — protein MLISKMAAEGGGKEMNEIKTQFTTREGVYKLLTHSEYSRPNRVPFNSQGSNPVKVSFVNVNDQSGNGDRICFNVGRELYFYIYKGVRKAADLSKPIDKRIYKGTQPTCHDFNHLTATAESVSLLVGFSAGQVQLIDPIKKETSKLFNEERLIDKSRVTCVKWVPGSESLFLVSHASGNMYLYNVEHTCGTTAPHYQLLKQGENYSVHTCKSKSTRNPLLKWTVGEGALNEFAFSPDGKFLACVSQDGFLRVFNFDAVELHGTMKSYFGGLLCVCWSPDGKYIVAGGEDDLVTVWSFLDCRVIARGHGHKSWVSVVAFDHYTTSVEESDPMEFSGSDEDFQDQMIHFGRDRANSTQSRLSKRNSTDSRPVSVTYRFGSVGQDTQLCLWDLTEDILFPHLPLSRTRTHTNVMNATSPPAGATIITNTSSNTTNGNNSGANTPGINSLSTTLPRSNSLPHSAGTTTANNTNKASSGSGIGSGIMDSAIATGVSKFATLSLHDRKERHHEKDHKRNHSMGHISSKSSDKLNLLTKTKTDPAKTLGTLLCPRMEDVPLLEPLICKKIAHERLTVLIFLEDCLVTACQEGFICTWARPGKVGLLSSQNQASSPSGTVV, from the exons ATGTTAATTTCAAAGATGGCGGCggagggaggagggaaggaGATGAACGAAATTAAAACTCAATTCACCACTCGGGAAGGCGTCTACAAACTCCTCACTCACTCCGAATACAGCCGTCCCAACAGGGTGCCTTTCAATTCGCAAGGCTCCAACCCCGTCAAGGTCTCCTTCGTGAACGTCAACGACCAGTCGGGCAACGGCGACAGGATCTGTTTCAATGTGGGCCGTGAGCTCTACTTCTACATTTACAAAGGCGTTAGAAAG GCCGCTGACTTGAGCAAGCCCATAGACAAACGCATTTATAAGGGAACGCAGCCCACGTGTCATGACTTCAACCACCTCACAGCTACAGCAGAGAGTGTGTCCTTGCTGGTGGGTTTCTCAGCAGGCCAGGTACAGCTCATTGATCCTATCAAGAAGGAGACAAGCAAGCTCTTCAATGAGGAG AGATTGATAGACAAATCCAGAGTAACATGTGTGAAATGGGTGCCAGGCTCTGAGAGTCTGTTTCTAGTTTCTCATGCCAGTGGGAATATGTACCTATACAATGTGGAGCATACCTGTGGCACCACAGCACCACACTACCAGCTACTCAAACAGGGAGAGAATTACTCTGTACACACCTGCAAGAGTAAATCCACGAGGAACCCGCTTCTTAAATGGACTGTAGGAGAGGGAGCGCTGAATGAGTTTGCCTTCTCTCCAGATGGGAAGTTCCTCGCCTGTGTAAGCCAAGACGGCTTCTTACGGGTGTTCAACTTTGATGCTGTTGAGCTTCATGGCACCATGAAGAGCTATTTTGGtggtttgttgtgtgtgtgctggagcCCTGATGGAAAATACATAGTTGCAGGTGGAGAGGACGATTTAGTGACTGTGTGGTCGTTCTTGGACTGCAGAGTCATTGCCCGAGGTCACGGCCACAAGTCGTGGGTGAGTGTGGTGGCTTTTGACCATTACACCACTAGCGTGGAGGAAAGCGACCCAATGGAGTTCAGTGGCAGTGATGAGGACTTCCAGGATCAGATGATCCATTTTGGACGAGACCGGGCCAACAGTACACAGTCTCGACTGTCCAAGCGCAACTCCACAGACAGCCGGCCTGTTAGTGTCACATACCGGTTTGGCTCAGTGGGTCAGGACACTCAGCTGTGCCTATGGGACCTCACCGAGGACATCCTTTTCCCACATCTTCCGCTCTCACGGACACGGACACATACTAACGTGATGAATGCTACCAGCCCTCCTGCTGGTGCTACAATAATAACTAACACCTCTAGTAACACTACTAATGGAAACAACAGTGGTGCCAATACTCCTGGCATTAACTCCCTCTCTACTACTTTACCACGTTCCAACAGCCTTCCCCATTCAGCTGGCACCACAACGGCAAACAACACCAACAAGGCCAGCAGCGGCAGTGGAATTGGTAGTGGTATTATGGACAGCGCTATTGCTACAGGTGTGAGTAAGTTTGCCACACTGTCACTCCATGATCGAAAGGAGCGGCATCACGAGAAGGACCACAAACGCAACCACAGCATGGGCCACATCAGCAGCAAGAGCAGCGACAAGCTCAACCTGctgacaaaaaccaaaacagaccCTGCTAAGACTCTAGGCACTCTGTTGTGCCCGCGCATGGAGGACGTGCCCCTCCTTGAGCCCCTCATCTGTAAAAAAATAGCACACGAGAGACTGACTGTACTCATATTTTTAGAGGACTGTTTAGTGACTGCTTGTCAGGAGGGATTTATTTGCACATGGGCGAGGCCAGGCAAAGTG ggTTTATTGTCATCCCAAAACCAAGCCAGCTCTCCCAGTGGAACAGTAGTATAG
- the wdr20a gene encoding WD repeat-containing protein 20 isoform X2: MLISKMAAEGGGKEMNEIKTQFTTREGVYKLLTHSEYSRPNRVPFNSQGSNPVKVSFVNVNDQSGNGDRICFNVGRELYFYIYKGVRKAADLSKPIDKRIYKGTQPTCHDFNHLTATAESVSLLVGFSAGQVQLIDPIKKETSKLFNEERLIDKSRVTCVKWVPGSESLFLVSHASGNMYLYNVEHTCGTTAPHYQLLKQGENYSVHTCKSKSTRNPLLKWTVGEGALNEFAFSPDGKFLACVSQDGFLRVFNFDAVELHGTMKSYFGGLLCVCWSPDGKYIVAGGEDDLVTVWSFLDCRVIARGHGHKSWVSVVAFDHYTTSVEESDPMEFSGSDEDFQDQMIHFGRDRANSTQSRLSKRNSTDSRPVSVTYRFGSVGQDTQLCLWDLTEDILFPHLPLSRTRTHTTLPRSNSLPHSAGTTTANNTNKASSGSGIGSGIMDSAIATGVSKFATLSLHDRKERHHEKDHKRNHSMGHISSKSSDKLNLLTKTKTDPAKTLGTLLCPRMEDVPLLEPLICKKIAHERLTVLIFLEDCLVTACQEGFICTWARPGKVGLLSSQNQASSPSGTVV; the protein is encoded by the exons ATGTTAATTTCAAAGATGGCGGCggagggaggagggaaggaGATGAACGAAATTAAAACTCAATTCACCACTCGGGAAGGCGTCTACAAACTCCTCACTCACTCCGAATACAGCCGTCCCAACAGGGTGCCTTTCAATTCGCAAGGCTCCAACCCCGTCAAGGTCTCCTTCGTGAACGTCAACGACCAGTCGGGCAACGGCGACAGGATCTGTTTCAATGTGGGCCGTGAGCTCTACTTCTACATTTACAAAGGCGTTAGAAAG GCCGCTGACTTGAGCAAGCCCATAGACAAACGCATTTATAAGGGAACGCAGCCCACGTGTCATGACTTCAACCACCTCACAGCTACAGCAGAGAGTGTGTCCTTGCTGGTGGGTTTCTCAGCAGGCCAGGTACAGCTCATTGATCCTATCAAGAAGGAGACAAGCAAGCTCTTCAATGAGGAG AGATTGATAGACAAATCCAGAGTAACATGTGTGAAATGGGTGCCAGGCTCTGAGAGTCTGTTTCTAGTTTCTCATGCCAGTGGGAATATGTACCTATACAATGTGGAGCATACCTGTGGCACCACAGCACCACACTACCAGCTACTCAAACAGGGAGAGAATTACTCTGTACACACCTGCAAGAGTAAATCCACGAGGAACCCGCTTCTTAAATGGACTGTAGGAGAGGGAGCGCTGAATGAGTTTGCCTTCTCTCCAGATGGGAAGTTCCTCGCCTGTGTAAGCCAAGACGGCTTCTTACGGGTGTTCAACTTTGATGCTGTTGAGCTTCATGGCACCATGAAGAGCTATTTTGGtggtttgttgtgtgtgtgctggagcCCTGATGGAAAATACATAGTTGCAGGTGGAGAGGACGATTTAGTGACTGTGTGGTCGTTCTTGGACTGCAGAGTCATTGCCCGAGGTCACGGCCACAAGTCGTGGGTGAGTGTGGTGGCTTTTGACCATTACACCACTAGCGTGGAGGAAAGCGACCCAATGGAGTTCAGTGGCAGTGATGAGGACTTCCAGGATCAGATGATCCATTTTGGACGAGACCGGGCCAACAGTACACAGTCTCGACTGTCCAAGCGCAACTCCACAGACAGCCGGCCTGTTAGTGTCACATACCGGTTTGGCTCAGTGGGTCAGGACACTCAGCTGTGCCTATGGGACCTCACCGAGGACATCCTTTTCCCACATCTTCCGCTCTCACGGACACGGACACA TACTACTTTACCACGTTCCAACAGCCTTCCCCATTCAGCTGGCACCACAACGGCAAACAACACCAACAAGGCCAGCAGCGGCAGTGGAATTGGTAGTGGTATTATGGACAGCGCTATTGCTACAGGTGTGAGTAAGTTTGCCACACTGTCACTCCATGATCGAAAGGAGCGGCATCACGAGAAGGACCACAAACGCAACCACAGCATGGGCCACATCAGCAGCAAGAGCAGCGACAAGCTCAACCTGctgacaaaaaccaaaacagaccCTGCTAAGACTCTAGGCACTCTGTTGTGCCCGCGCATGGAGGACGTGCCCCTCCTTGAGCCCCTCATCTGTAAAAAAATAGCACACGAGAGACTGACTGTACTCATATTTTTAGAGGACTGTTTAGTGACTGCTTGTCAGGAGGGATTTATTTGCACATGGGCGAGGCCAGGCAAAGTG ggTTTATTGTCATCCCAAAACCAAGCCAGCTCTCCCAGTGGAACAGTAGTATAG
- the wdr20a gene encoding WD repeat-containing protein 20 isoform X3, giving the protein MLISKMAAEGGGKEMNEIKTQFTTREGVYKLLTHSEYSRPNRVPFNSQGSNPVKVSFVNVNDQSGNGDRICFNVGRELYFYIYKGVRKAADLSKPIDKRIYKGTQPTCHDFNHLTATAESVSLLVGFSAGQVQLIDPIKKETSKLFNEEGLLSSQNQASSPSGTVV; this is encoded by the exons ATGTTAATTTCAAAGATGGCGGCggagggaggagggaaggaGATGAACGAAATTAAAACTCAATTCACCACTCGGGAAGGCGTCTACAAACTCCTCACTCACTCCGAATACAGCCGTCCCAACAGGGTGCCTTTCAATTCGCAAGGCTCCAACCCCGTCAAGGTCTCCTTCGTGAACGTCAACGACCAGTCGGGCAACGGCGACAGGATCTGTTTCAATGTGGGCCGTGAGCTCTACTTCTACATTTACAAAGGCGTTAGAAAG GCCGCTGACTTGAGCAAGCCCATAGACAAACGCATTTATAAGGGAACGCAGCCCACGTGTCATGACTTCAACCACCTCACAGCTACAGCAGAGAGTGTGTCCTTGCTGGTGGGTTTCTCAGCAGGCCAGGTACAGCTCATTGATCCTATCAAGAAGGAGACAAGCAAGCTCTTCAATGAGGAG ggTTTATTGTCATCCCAAAACCAAGCCAGCTCTCCCAGTGGAACAGTAGTATAG